Proteins from a genomic interval of Chanodichthys erythropterus isolate Z2021 chromosome 8, ASM2448905v1, whole genome shotgun sequence:
- the chpt1 gene encoding cholinephosphotransferase 1: protein MPQCACPGPLSAVQLKRLEEHKYSAGGRSLFEPPCQIYWNWLVQQIPTWVAPNTLTITGLIINILTTVILVYYSPTATEEAPGWAFILSALGLFIYQSLDAIDGKQARRTNSSSALGELFDHGCDAVSTVFVAVGTCISCGIGAYPNWMFFCGFVGMFMFFCAHWQTYVSGTLRFGLVDVTEVQIAIVIMYIMTAFGGVSLWETRLPVLGVNLQTFPILGIIGGFLYSTYNYFYVILNGGVGKNGSTVADTSVLSPGLHIGLILTLAFIIFKKSSSQLFEHHPCLYVLTFGMVIAKISNKLVVAHMTKSELHLPDSAFIGPGLLFLNQYFNSFIDEHIVLWIAMVLSLVDLVRYCTSLCLQIASHLRIRVFSITPQGHSHRD, encoded by the exons ATGCCTCAGTGCGCGTGTCCGGGGCCGCTGTCCGCGGTCCAGCTCAAGCGCCTGGAGGAACACAAGTACAGCGCGGGCGGTCGCTCTCTCTTCGAGCCGCCCTGCCAGATATACTGGAACTGGCTGGTCCAGCAGATCCCGACGTGGGTTGCGCCGAACACGCTGACCATCACTGGACTCATCATTAACATATTAACGACGGTCATTCTCGTGTATTACAGTCCCACGGCCACGGAGGAG GCTCCAGGTTGGGCCTTTATTCTAAGCGCGTTAGGTCTCTTCATCTACCAATCACTGGATGCCATTGATGGAAAGCAGGCCAGACGGACCAATAGCAGCTCAGCTCTTGGGGAGCTCTTTGATCATGGCTGTGACGCTGTTTCAACAG TGTTTGTTGCTGTGGGAACGTGTATATCCTGTGGGATCGGCGCTTACCCTAACTGGATGTTTTTTTGTGGCTTTGTGGgcatgttcatgtttttctgcGCACACTGGCAGACGTACGTGTCTGGAACACTCCGCTTCGGATT GGTTGACGTGACAGAGGTCCAGATTGCTATTGTAATCATGTATATCATGACAGCATTCGGAGGAGTGAGTCTTTGGGAAACTAGG TTGcctgttcttggtgtgaatttGCAAACCTTTCCAATTCTCGGCATCATCGGCGGGTTCCTGTATTCAACCTATAACTACTTCTACGTCATCCTGAATGGTGGTGTGGGCAAGAACGGCTCAACTGTCGCA GATACCAGTGTGTTGTCTCCTGGTCTACACATTGGCCTCATCCTCACTCTGGCCTTCATCATCTTTAAAAAGTCCTCCAGTCAGCTTTTTGAGCACCATCCTTGCCTTTATGTTCTTACATTTGGCATGGTGATCGCCAAGATCTCAAATAAGCTGGTG GTGGCCCATATGACCAAGAGTGAGCTTCATCTTCCTGACTCAGCTTTCATTGGTCCTGGACTCCTCTTCCTAAATCAGTATTTCAACAGCTTCATTGATGAACACATCGTGCTTTGGATCGCCATG GTGCTGTCCCTGGTGGATCTGGTGCGTTACTGCACGAGTCTATGCCTGCAAATCGCCTCGCACCTACGAATCCGAGTTTTCAGCATCACCCCACAGGGCCACTCCCACAGAGACTGA